In the Hordeum vulgare subsp. vulgare chromosome 7H, MorexV3_pseudomolecules_assembly, whole genome shotgun sequence genome, one interval contains:
- the LOC123412443 gene encoding uncharacterized protein LOC123412443: MHATCISNDCSLASSCHLYAHIQSSRLVQMAAADQGKTAARRFGWLYVARWAVASVVTMLAVAVIVRAVVVMLRPEKLQLKLSGGRVAVDSIPSMPPPGNEVALNFVLRANNPSGRAFVEYTNVTVRLTDVSSASAAAPAMIAEFPLPQSIPVLQQTAHEAIVRVGMTPGEDVPMRYVQALFEGRSIDGVEMMLRGDFHSHVEMASGDYVTTSDPATYYCWPVTIAVGGSSSSSSPDYTNVVVTDAPCLDKSEAPAIV; the protein is encoded by the coding sequence ATGCATGCTACGTGCATCTCTAACGACTGTAGCTTAGCCAGTAGTTGCCACTTGTACGCGCACATCCAGAGTTCCAGACTGGTGCAAATGGCAGCCGCCGACCAAGGCAAGACGGCGGCCAGGAGGTTCGGATGGCTGTACGTGGCGCGGTGGGCGGTGGCGTCCGTGGTGACCATGCTGGCCGTGGCGGTGATCGTTCGCGCCGTTGTGGTGATGCTCCGCCCCGAGAAGCTGCAGCTGAAGCTCTCCGGCGGCCGCGTCGCGGTCGACTCGATCCCGTCGATGCCGCCGCCGGGCAACGAGGTGGCGctcaacttcgttctcagggccaACAACCCCAGCGGGCGCGCCTTCGTCGAGTACACCAACGTCACCGTCCGGCTCACGGACGTCTCGAGCGCgtcggcggcggcgccggcgatgaTCGCCGAGTTCCCCCTGCCGCAGTCGATCCCCGTGTTGCAGCAGACGGCGCACGAGGCGATCGTGAGGGTGGGGATGACGCCGGGCGAGGACGTGCCGATGCGGTACGTGCAGGCGCTCTTCGAGGGACGCAGCATCGACGGCGTGGAGATGATGCTGCGCGGGGACTTCCACAGCCACGTAGAGATGGCCAGCGGGGACTACGTCACTACCAGCGACCCCGCCACGTACTACTGCTGGCCGGTGACCATCGCCGTCGGtggctcgtcgtcgtcgtcgtcgccggacTACACCAACGTCGTCGTCACCGACGCGCCCTGCCTCGACAAGTCGGAGGCCCCGGCCATCGTGTGA